TATAATTATAACTGTTTTCATCACTTTATTTGATTTTTTTCTTTCCCTTTTTTCCCCCATTAAATACACCTACTTTTCATTACATATAATATAGTTTCTAGCTTCAACAGTATTCAGATGAATTAAATTTCCTCTTGAAATTACCAATTCTATAGTATTATTAAACGAAAGCAGCAATCCCTCATTTAAATCTTTATTTACTGTTTCTCTGAGAATATCAACTCCTTGAAAATCTCTCGAAGGTTCTATATAATCTGCTAAATAAATTACTTTTTCTAACAAGCTCATGTTTTTTCTACCTGTTGTATGGTATTCAATTGAATTTAATATATCCTCATCCTCCACTCCCATTAGTTTTTTAGCAATTACAGATGCAGCTGCTCCATGCATAATAGAAGGATTTTT
This genomic window from Clostridium pasteurianum DSM 525 = ATCC 6013 contains:
- the yqeK gene encoding bis(5'-nucleosyl)-tetraphosphatase (symmetrical) YqeK, yielding MWNEFEMEEYLKKNLTKGRLKHSLGVRDTAEILAKKYGADVHKARIAGLIHDCAKQMDENKILDICSENGYKLDYIACKNPSIMHGAAASVIAKKLMGVEDEDILNSIEYHTTGRKNMSLLEKVIYLADYIEPSRDFQGVDILRETVNKDLNEGLLLSFNNTIELVISRGNLIHLNTVEARNYIICNEK